The segment gGCTTAATATTCAGTGTTTCTTGGCTAAATAACTGGACTAGAGTCCCCAGTGTTCTggttttctataaataaaaagatgtaaAGTTTCCTTGAAGCgattttggctgtttttgttttggacttCAACTCTGCTCCTCTAGTCTGACACCTAGTGGCTGTCCAAGGTTTTACATTTAGTCTAGCAAACTAACCATAATCTTTTTGTACatataaattgtatttataaGAGAAATTAAACAAAGTGAGCTACATTgtacaatacaaaataaataaataaaggtgacCAGTTATAACTTGCTGTATCGACCAacaaaaggaataaataaatcaaatataggTTAAATCACATAGtgaaatctttcatttttatagtattaaacaatttttttggaaatagaaaaaaaatgtattttctctaAATGATGTTTTGGTATTCCTAAATGAAACCACAAAGTGTGATTTTcaacagaaaatcatttataATCAATGAAAAATCTCTCATCTTTTCATTTATAATCAGAATGATTATAAATGAAAAGATGAGAGATTTTTCATGAAAGTGACAATGTGAGAGAGAAAGtctcattttacttttaaagttgttttagaTAGTATTACAGTTTCAAGCAGTAAATTTGTAAAGTTATTCAATGTTTATGTGTGACACTTTACAACaagattacataaaatcctCCCTTCCCATCTCTTTATACTGTCACgttatgttaaaatatttaatagaagTTGAAAAAACATCCAAGTGTTGGATAACCAGATCCTTCTAAGCACATTTTCTAGACAAGCTGATCTAATGATAATATTACCCCTCACCTACTTTTCTTACTCTGATCCTACGTCTTGGTTTTATCCACGCTGGTCGCTGTTGAACTTGATGTTctgttcatgtatttatttgtttcatctccAGCAGATTTTCATCCTGTTCAAATCTAACTCTTTCTTCTTGTCTGACTGCTCTGGTTGTCTTGAATTTCAGCTGTATGAGAAGCGAGGTTCACTATCATTCTAAGTGTCAGAGGGCGTTATTAGGGTAAGCAGGATTTCCTGTGACGAAGAACCTCTTCTCCTCCTGTCTCATCCCTCCGCCCCCTCTGCCATCTCACCTGAACATGGAGCCGCTGATGATCTCTTTTTGACAAGTTAATGCTGCTAAAGGAAGCAGATTTTGGGTTTGGTTTCTCTGCTCTGCGGCTGCATAACTCAGTTATTTATTATGTGTTACACCTTTACAGCGCTGTCCACACCTATTGGCACCCCTGGTGAAGACGAgtaaaaaattcaaaaggaaacattcaaacaaaacacgtttatttaagtgttttgttcctgcatgttttcttttttcctcccaaTCACTGGTTTTATACTTCTTGTTTTACTCTTTCAGGTTTTCTagaaacttttaatactttaggTAACTTTAGGTAATCAATGATGGTAATCGATATGTATGTTAAAATGGCTACCAAAAAATAGCTTCTCATCTAAGTTTGGCCATATTTATAGGAAGAGCAATAATTAAGTTTAAAACAGCTGGAACTGTTTTAAACTTAACAAGGAGGATGTTAAGAACCACTATTAGAGAActgcagcaggaagtggattGCTGGGGTCACCAAATTTCCATAACAATTATtacatgcatttctttttccaggaaaatcATTTTCTGTCCAACTTTAATTCATTCACCAtcatttgttttgcactttgtgGCCACATAAAGTTATTCTAAGTGccagaaaaatgcatttgagCCACACTTTGAACATCCTTACCCTATTCTAGACAGATTGAGCTCAGATCAAATATTCATCTCATTGCTGCAAACTTGTGAGGTTAGTGCATTGTGGAATGTTTCAAAAGAACAATTATTCCCATatattggaaatcaaagaaatgATTTCTTTCCTAAGCTTTTCGGTGGGGCATTACATCACTGCATATCTATCCATATCTTCACCAGAGGTGCCAGTAAGAGTGCCAGATGCTGCTTTCCCTTTGTATATCCAGCTGCTAacattaagcacattttgttGGCGTTTGCATGGAGGCTGAGAGTGGCGCATGTCCACCAATAGGAATCCTGCACCTTCCCATCTCACAGTCTCCACATTCACAGTCTCCGCCGACCTCCTGACCCTCACTACACTGTTATCGTGCATCAATGCCCTTTAAACACACTTCCTGTCTGTGGCGGTTTCTAGTCGTTACCCTGCGGATGTCATAAGAGATGCAGCAAAGCAACAATTTCCTTCAGATTGAAGTTCAGCATTGTACATCGCTGTAGATGACTCTGATCTTGTGGTTTTTGGTCGTCTCTTTGATGAACAGATAATAATTAAACTCTGACTAACCGAGCTGCGGTCACTTGCTGCAGGGATACATTCTCAGAAAATATGGAAGGATTTGATTTGTGAAATGAAGAGGAAACTTGAAATCATGATAATGCtttgtaaaaatatctaaatatgtCACACAGGCACCATTTGACAGTTAAATGAATTCATATGTATGTGAATTCAAATTGTGAAATTGGATTTATTACACATAGTGgtatatttcagatatttatttctgacatttacGACTTGCCTTACTTACGACTAACAAAAACCCAGTTCAGTTTCTCTAAAAATTAAAGAATGTCATTATActagatgaaaatatttttaattaagaaatgtaCATCCTCCACCAGGAGGGTAAGCCACAAAGGCGAATGCTAAAAAAAGTAGCGCTTCACAGAATGCTGGATCCAGACGTATTACTGGAAAGTTTATTGGAAGGAAAATTTGTGGTAGGAAAAGCACTGGCTACTTCTCTGTAGTCCTTTGGAAAGGCAAAGAATCTGatctaatatttaaaactaaattaagatGAATGCAGAAATCTGGTTAGTGATAATTAGTgaatcttcatttttaaaaattttatctgggaaaatgtcttgttaaaagataaaaagaaaatgacgaATCAGCAGCATGCGCTGGGCGGCTGGATTTCTTCAATGCTAGAattgaggtcaaaggtcacacaAAATCCATGCCTTCCCCTCCATGCAGAAGCTCTGGAGTACCAGAACTAACGCCGTAAAGCTGTAAAAGCTTCTTCTACTTAACGACTCCATGCCAAGCCGTAAACTGCGCTGATCAgtcattcagtttatttactgtACAGTTaataaatctgtatttaatggtcttatctaatattttcattttatgagATGGAGCTGGGGAAGCAGAAACCAAATTTCCTGATTTAATAGACGCATGTTGCTATACGTATAGTTACCACACGGTGCATCCTTCCAGAGCTTCTTTATTCTTTTAGTCATTCATTCCACTTGTGATGACCCTTTATCGTGCTTTGACATTGATCAGGACGATCCGCTTCACTCTGCCTGTTTATGTTTAACTAATTAAGCATTGTACACTATATGTCTGTATATGTCTCATTATTGTCTCCTCTGTCTGCTCTGCCAGATTCCCTCTGCAACTTGGACATCCCCGTCATCAACATGGAGCTGGACAGCATCTTCGACTTGACGTACATCTCCCCCTTCAGGAACTCCGAGGCGCTTCCGCTGTcgccaaaaagcaaagcagacTCTGAGGAGGAGTCCGAAAGCACAGTGCTATGACCCAACATCGCATCGTGTCCCGTCCCTCTCCCCGTCAGACCTCACCCGCCCTCCGTCTAGAGGAACCGACATGTTAAAACAAGCGCCTCCCTCAAGAAGCTTTCCATTTCATCCACAATTAGCATTTTACAGTTCCATTTCCTggattattttaagattttttttctatgttttctatttgtttttgccTTATTTAAATCACATGCAATATTGCCTTTAACGCCACGCAGGAGGCTGTCTGGATGCTGGAGGAATGGGAGTtcctcgctgctgctgctgctgctgctgctgtgtaaTGAGTGACGCAACATCACCGCTCGTTTCCCACACCGATTCATTTTTCCCCTTCACTCCCCCACTCCTCAGGGGTGCCCGTTTGAAATGCCTCGCTCGTGTAGTTCTGTCCAGCCTGAGCGTTCACTGTGAGTGTCGGTATGCGtgggtgcgcgtgtgtgtgtgtgttttgctagTGTGTGACGTGACAATTGTACGACATGATGTTGCACTGTTGGTGTGGTGGAGCAAAAGCAGGAGTGCATTATTTTAGACTAGTAGGCGGTAatgtgcttttctttaaaaacaacaaaaaaatgacattcagTTAGGAGATCAGACACtggatatttattgtttatataatatattttcagaGTATATGAGATATTCACAATAGGAATCCAATCAGATCGTATTTTGTATGAAGAGGAGAGTTATATAGGggacattttcacttttaacgGATGCATGCAGGGAGCTTGGAAAGATATGACATGCATACTGTAGTTTATGAAAGATTGAGAAACCCAGACTCTAATTGTTTTGGCAGCAATTAAAGCTGTATGGGacctttttatatttcattccTCAGTCTGGAGAAGATTTACGATGGTATGGATGTGCAGTACTGGTATTATGACGCCTGGACTTTCCAACAAAGCTGCTACAGTGCTAGAGCAGGACGCTGCTACCCCAGCTTCTCCACTGTGGAAGAAAAGCCCACTCTCTCTGTGACATTGTCAGACATGTACTCTAAGAATACATggggagaggaaagaaaatgatgcttgattttctgttttgtttttttagctcaaaacctgtaaaaaaaaaaaatccataaaaaatgAGTTAACAAAATAACAGAGTGTAATTTAAGCTCAGCATAAATgcatctgttctgtgaaggtttgTTAGAGGATTTTGATGAAATCTGGCTTTGATGGAAGAGAGGCAGAAAGCTGagggtccagaccctctgtacgaagcaaaCCATATAACAAGGCGACCTTCCAACGCAACATACAACCAGATCTATAAAGGATTTGTTTAGATCTAAGTAAATCTATGTTAAAACGGCACAGTCAGACTGAGAATCAATCTTCACAGACTCTCTCCATTCGATCTGATGGAGTTTGAGTCTGCCTCTAGATGTGCAAATCTGGCAGAGAGCCTAAAATACTGTAACCGCAGTGAAACATGGTTCTGCAAAGGCGTGCCTaaactttacagatttttctatttgtaaaatgttttagatccaTGCGTCATTGTCCTTCCACTTCAGCCATGTGGATGCTTTTCCGAGGCGTTGCGTCATGAGTGCAGCTGCCAGCATCACAATTATCTTTACACTGCAACAGATTTTCCCAGTTCTAACAAGTCAAGCACTTTGGGTAGAAGGTGATGGGGGTCTTCACTCAGTATGAAGCTGGTATAGCTGGTTCTATAAAAACGCAGCTCTTTAGCTACATCATCTTGAACTATGTCTGCAGTGGATGCTTATCCTGCTACAGCAAGATAACAAGatctggcagcagcagcagcttagtACTGGAACCAGTTTGTGTTGTGTTGCACTCCAGGCTTCACATGAGAAATAAACCAAGCAGTCTGTTGTCAAtatcataacaaaaaaaagacagatcTTAAGCACCAccagaaagaaaatgtgctgtatttttatgaataagcacatatttattaatttatttttttcatcacagtGCCATTACACCTGCAGTTCCAGTTTATAGGACACTCTGATGATGCTGATatttttgggggttttactggTGATCCAGAGGCAAGTGCAAAGATATctgtatatttgtttattttgatgagaGTATTTATAGATGTATGTCTGAGTACGGTTTACTTGGTGTAAGGAGCTGCGAGTATTTGCTTTTCACGTGAATCTTGTCTgaggatttaagaaaaaaaagaagaaattacgTGTTCAGACACAGGACCAGATTTTTTCTGCTGCCGCATTAAAACTTGAAGATCAGTCAAACTGATGTAACGAGGTTAGGAACAGCAGCAGTTTGCTACATGCCTTGTGGAGGGTTTCGTCGTGACCTATTCAACCTGTAGGACCTTTGGTTTCTGTCCTGAGAACGTCCACTGTGCTGCTCTGCCATAGCCCCTCGGTAAGTGCGAAATCACGAAATCACAGGACTTTTGTAAATCTTAATGcgtctgtaaatatttattctgtacATACGGACAACAGGAAGAGTCAGATATATCGAAATCTATTCACATTTACTGAAAACTAAACACGCTGTACATATATGGTTATAATGTTGGTGGTTGTAGCACAATAGTGTCACATTTACACATCAGATGTTGGCTTCTCTTTTCTACATGGAAACATGGTGTTTGTGTTGCAAACTTCCTGACCTCTCAGTcttgtttttagctttattgGTAGAAAAAACAGACGATTCCAcatctatttttgtcttttgcttcTTGGTCTGACAAGTCATTGCAGCTACATGATGCAGCATGACATTTAACTGGACACTCAAGttattttggccattttttttttttacatttgagtgtgtgaatgtatatattttagttCTAATTATTTATGCTACTTGACAGCAGAAACTGCACCTGTGATTGTGGGATTGGTCATAGCACCTGTCAGCAAAACTGCCTGATagtctagatcaggggtgtcaaactcatttttgttttgggccaaataaAGATCATGAGTGCTCTTAAAGGGcaggttgtgccagaatgtactgataaaacctgttcacaaactgagaaaatatcaatgagttcttaaaattaaataatattattgaatatcttttcagtccctccaggattttgtgatttttttgcaataaaaagtgtttgtggtagtaatttggaaatatttgctcttatttatgacggtaaatgtgactttttatcacTCGTATTGATAAtagactataatctgacatcaattaaggctgaggcagctgtttagtacaagtaagaaaggttttgacaatttttgagaaaaatctacaataaacTCCCAACTATTAGCTGAGAAAAGTGCTGGGATTTGTTGACtttgtgaatttccacaataattctgaagaaactggagggactgattgatataatttggcagtaaatgaataaaaacggAATTAATTTggttgataacataatatttaagcacattcAGTGTTTGGTCTAGAATCTtcagggccacataaaaacctactgcgggccggatttggcccacgggccttgagtttgacaaaTGTGGCCTAGCGcttcaatttacatttttattccactGATAAAGTGAGTCCAAATGGTTACAAGAAAAAATTACTGTTTACCTTTTCATAAATCAACCAGTGAAGAGCAGATGTAAAACTTGACAGCATTTTTATTGAATCAACTTTTAAAGGTTAATTGATTTTACAGTTCCGTTTGGAGAGACAGTTTGGTATAGTTCAACTGTTTATGGCTGTCAGTTTCTTCATCATGGTTTACTGTTATTGAAAACCTCACATTCTGTTCTGTTCTCAGAAAATTATAATAACACAACAGACcaataaaaaggataaaaaaggTTAATGTTTTAGATTCAGCTCAGTGTGGCTCTTTTCCTTCAACTCCACTTTCCATGAATGTGCTTTGCTTACAGGACTCTgcatataatttattattatttttagcaacaaCCTTTTGTGGTTGTTGCTAAGGGTTTCACTGagtttctgctgtttatttgatcaaatcagCAGGTCTTACTGTGACCATAACATTTCTGTACTAAAAATATTATCCTGTATATATATTCAGCATtaaaaatcagttatttttattataataatgtcAAATTTACTGAGTAACTGAGTTGTGGGTTTTCATTGGCAGTAAGCCATAATTAGAAGAatttagagaaataaaaccttaaaataaatctctgtATGTATAATCAATCTATTCAtgaggatttttaaaaactgaattactGGAATAATTTGACTTTCAGatgattatttttatcaaaGAGCATCTGTACAGGACATTAATTTAAGTTTCCATGATTTTCTTAAGTTTTTACAACTCCAGCTTTTGTTTTAACTCTCTAGTGGccattatattttatgttttgaatcgTTTTTAATCTGCTGCCATGTCACAATCTATCAGATCCACCAGATGAATTAGCATAATCCAGCATTAACGAAGTAGTTTATAATtaggaggagaaaaacaaagcaagaattTAGCAGCCATTGTAGTTGGGCTGAGGTCTATCTGTCCCCGCTCTGTATTGTTTCCTGTAGCGATTCACCTGCGTGTTTTTTACCAAATGATTTTAGAACGCATCAAACTTCACAACCCACatagttttcagctttttgagcactgatatatatatatatatatatataaatatatatataaagcctTTTTCTACACAAACAGGTGGAATGTACAAACAATATTCACCTCAGAGGTTGCGATCGAAGCAGATGTGTGTGCGTCGTCCACGTAGTTTCATGCATCAGACTGGATGGATGCATTATGAGCAGTTTCGTGGGTTGAACTTCAACATTGTCTTTTGTGCATTGTCTACAGCATGCTTTTTCACCATGCCTATGAAACACGTCTTATATTTGGTCCTATCTAAATgtgcttgtatttatttttggtgagaGAAAAGATCAGGCTTTACAGGAAGTAATAGTCAGCGCTGCCCTttacccttttcttttttagcgaAACTCCTCATCAGTTCTTAAATCATTCAGACGTTTACTCCTCATATGTTCCACCTTGTCGTGAAAAAGCAAATCAGCTTAAAACAGAGACGAAgatccttttaaaaaaaactgtttagtaAACTACTGGACTTTAATCTACTGGAACGCTGTATACCCTAGAATAATCCAGTTTAGTGTGTAGATTACACTGTGGTGCATGCAGTCATTGCAGCCAAAATACTCAcccttattctttttttttttttcattttacaaaggTTCAAGTTATACGTTAAGGGGCcaaactgaaaaggaaaaaaacacaacatttgatccaatctttgttttaaactgtagTGATGCTGTTGACTCTCGAAGTCTGgagtaaaaaaggaaattacatttctttaaaaaaaaaaaatcttcttttatcTCTTGGTCACCAAGTGGAATTCAGTGTAAGACGGGAAAAAATTAATCATCCGAATGTTGAAACtattaaacttgtttttatattaatctgatgtcctttgtttttgttgcaaacaCATTTCAATCTCAGATTTagaatatataatataattcaGAAGGTATATCAGTCTAATGGACAGAAGTAGAACATGATGCACTTAATTAGGATCTGGAAAATAGAGCTGCAGCATTTCACAGCTTGTTCAGGTGATTTAATATCTTCAGTCACATTCTGTCTATTTATATACGACAGATTATTGACAGACCGATTTGTGTCAGATTAGGACAGTACAGATTACTTGTTCTTCCtgtaaaaaagttcattttagttgctttactataaaatattatttggcGATGAAACAACATAGCGGTGtcaaacaaatttttgttttgggccaaatcaagatcactGAGTGCTTTTAAAGGGCCGGTGGTGCCAGATGGTATTGAtgaaacctgttcacaaactgttaaaatatcaatgaattcttaaaattaaataatattattgatcatcttttcagtccctccaggaattcgcaatttttttttagaaatgttttgcaataaaaagtgtttgtggtactaatttggaaatatttgcacttgtTTATGATggtaaatttgactttttattactcgctgtatagATCATGGGCTATAATATGACATCAATTAGGGTTGAGGGTACAGGTAAGAAAgttttaacaatttttgagaaaaatctgcaataaactcccaataaTTAGCTCAGAAAAGTGctgggatttgttgattttgtggaAATTTCCACAATTTTCAAGAAACTGGAGAgactgatataatttggcagtaaatgaataaaaactgcattaatttgattgataacataatatttaagcacatttagtgcttagtctagaatctagagggccacataaaaacctacagtgggccggatttggcccacgggccttgagtttgacacacgtgCAATAAGAGAGTGAACTGAACTGTCCCCATCTGTCAAAAAAGTTACATTAAGACGCGAATTAAAAATGACGTGCTTAAGTTTCAATCCTTGGAAAGaaaggtaaaataaatgtgaaaatgttaaaattaccatttgatgtgatttaaaaacagtGTTGCATTTATTACATTAAGTTTCCAACATGCTCTCTtactttaaacacaaacattcactGTGAACTGGGTGTTTTTCATGGTgctcagacagacagacggacagatAGCTGGAAGCTCTAGAAGAAGGATCTGAGATTGACTTGTCCTGttgaacaacaacaaagtaaaatgttaatattcttcctttttttttaaatctgtgttcATACTTTACAGTTAATATGATTTTTCATAGAACCAGAAATTACTAACTATTGaggtgaattttattttcagactgaGAATGAAGTTCATTTTACCCAAGTCAATGCTGATGTTTAAGGGGCTGTGGTACATCTGCAGGTACTGCTGGGGACTCAAAAGTTCATCTCGGTCCAAAAGCTCCTCCAAAGCCTCGGGAGGATTCAAAAACTCTGGTTTATTATCCAAGATGGCGCCTGGAATGTCCTGGAAACACAATCAAGCAGCCACAACATTGCAGTGACTTCCACAAGTATTCATATGCCTTGAACTGTGTCCCTTTTTGTTATGGTACGATTGAGTAACTCTGGAGGATCTGCGgggatccacagctcaggtgtgAGAGTCTTTACAAGCCACagatatttgttgtgttttcccCAAAACAgtaagaaaccaaaaaaaaggagaatggACAAAATTGACTTTACACTAGAGGTAATAGAGTTGATAGAGGCTTTAGTAAAAGTTGATTCTATAAAGTTCTGAGTCAGGgaagctgaatacaaatacatagCACTTTGTTCTAATTTGTACTTATAAAACACATGTATTATCTACCTACCAGTTTGTAATTATGAAGTTTGcgattgtaacatgacaaattgTGTACATATTTGCTATATCTTCACATTTGgttcagaaaacagaagacCAACCTTAGAAGTTTCTAAATGCGTAACCAGCTTCTGCAGCGGCGTCAGGACGCGGCAGACCACCGTCTCTATGCTCTCCTCCACTTTTTCAAGCCTGGTGAACACTGGGTTCACATCTATCTGATTTGCAGTCAGCACCTGCAGAATGACAGGCAGCTTCAAAACTACACACACAAAGGtgacagctgaaaaaaaaaaaaccctgatggTATCGGCAGAAACATCTCTAGGCATTTCAAGGAAGAGATGTAAAGAGCTCACCTTGTAGCTCCATTGCTTGAACTGTCTGCTTTCCAGACTATGCCACATGAAAGCAATCTTAGCTTCCAGCAAGTTGCTGAAAAGAGAGTTTGCAGGCCTTTAAATGCAGCTCAACCTTCACAGGTctacctctggaaacattttcagcagtTTGTCAGCAGTAACAAAatcatttaattcatttcattcatcTCCATCCACCTTTGAGCAGCTGTAATTTCACATTAATGATGGCAAACTGAAGGCGTTTTAAGTTTAACTCATGTTAGGCTGTTTTAGCCATTCTAGTAGCGCAACTCAAGGGAAAGTCATACTGGCTGCTCAGTCAGCTTACATTTAGCTCCTGAACTCGCTGACGGCTGCTAACGTTTGTCGATTCCTTCACTTTCTGTGGAAAACATTTGCAGCTCAAATGCTTTCCGCTGGGTGGACTGATGTGAAGTGTGCAGATTTTAAGAATCGAGCCAAATTTTATTGCCTTTGTTATGACTTTTGCTTCATCTGCTGCCTGAAAACAAAAGAGTCTTTGGCATCAGGCCAGACGCACCTAATAGAAGTTTATCGCAAAACTATTCATTCAAGCGAGAAAATGTAAATTGTCTCCAAATGTCACTTTTGGAGTAAATGGAGGTCTAATATGTGTGATTTAACCTAAGCGTTAATTCGGGCCtcagaagtttgttagagaCCAAGGAAAATATAGAAAGAGACTCGGGGAACAATGATTCTGAGACGTTCTCATTAGCAAACATTAGCAAAGCAATGGTTACCAGTCCGGCTGTTCCTGCGTGGCTTGGAATTCGTTCAAAAAACAATCCAGCATGTATTCAGATGCctataaaacaaacatagtCATCTATATGTACAAATCTGACAATCTGACTTTTACCTGGAAGCAGAACTTGCCTCAATGATGTGTAGCAGACAGGTGGGATAAATGAGCAGCAGCCCTGTGATCCCATAATCCAACTTGTGCT is part of the Xiphophorus couchianus chromosome 10, X_couchianus-1.0, whole genome shotgun sequence genome and harbors:
- the tex47 gene encoding testis-expressed protein 47 isoform X1; amino-acid sequence: MEDDEERKTLFDVVYGRKSEKVVLQQLTMVAQVPSNSADRTELGARYQNLLTQLTKQHKLDYGITGLLLIYPTCLLHIIEASEYMLDCFLNEFQATQEQPDCNLLEAKIAFMWHSLESRQFKQWSYKVSSLHLFLEMPRDVSADTIRVFFFSAVTFVCVVLKLPVILQVLTANQIDVNPVFTRLEKVEESIETVVCRVLTPLQKLVTHLETSKDIPGAILDNKPEFLNPPEALEELLDRDELLSPQQYLQMYHSPLNISIDLGQVNLRSFF
- the tex47 gene encoding testis-expressed protein 47 isoform X2 yields the protein MEDDEERKTLFDVVYGRKSEKVVLQQLTMVAQVPSNSADRTELGARYQNLLTQLTKQHKLDYGITGLLLIYPTCLLHIIEASEYMLDCFLNEFQATQEQPDCNLLEAKIAFMWHSLESRQFKQWSYKVLTANQIDVNPVFTRLEKVEESIETVVCRVLTPLQKLVTHLETSKDIPGAILDNKPEFLNPPEALEELLDRDELLSPQQYLQMYHSPLNISIDLGQVNLRSFF